Proteins from a single region of Actinomycetota bacterium:
- a CDS encoding STAS domain-containing protein, with product MESLSITIWHRGPTSYVIIEGDLDAATASRLQDAAEMVLETRPRTLHLDCRKVAKLTASGVNALLTVAAQARLRRAQMKLQLNERSRRIAAALCGDELVPWTGPRGPARPSPHSFLTGAATPR from the coding sequence ATGGAATCTCTCAGCATCACGATCTGGCACCGGGGACCGACGTCGTACGTCATCATTGAGGGAGATCTCGATGCGGCAACCGCATCTAGGCTCCAGGATGCCGCTGAGATGGTGCTTGAGACGCGCCCCCGCACGCTTCACCTGGACTGCCGGAAGGTCGCGAAACTCACGGCGTCGGGAGTGAATGCACTTTTAACCGTTGCGGCTCAGGCGCGGCTCCGACGGGCGCAGATGAAGCTCCAGCTCAACGAGCGCTCCCGTCGCATCGCAGCAGCTTTGTGCGGCGACGAGCTGGTGCCCTGGACGGGCCCCCGCGGTCCGGCACGGCCGTCGCCGCACTCGTTCCTGACGGGTGCAGCCACTCCACGTTGA
- a CDS encoding glycine zipper family protein, translating into MWNRSTVEREQSSSDTRVVASFPSYDRAQRAVDALADERFPVEHLSIVAHDVRVVEQVTGRRGYVSSLMQGLSSGALVGAAIGFLLGFFSLVDPLASAIVVAIWGAVFGAISGAVVGLFTYALSGGHRDFSSTSSVKAARFDVVAEERVADEAQRRLERAHLIQLPAR; encoded by the coding sequence ATGTGGAACAGGTCGACGGTAGAGCGCGAGCAGAGCTCGTCCGATACTCGCGTTGTTGCATCGTTTCCAAGCTATGACCGCGCCCAGCGCGCCGTCGACGCACTCGCCGACGAGCGGTTCCCGGTCGAGCACCTGTCGATCGTGGCGCACGACGTCCGAGTCGTAGAGCAGGTGACAGGACGACGCGGCTACGTCAGCTCGTTGATGCAAGGGCTGTCCAGCGGCGCTCTGGTCGGTGCCGCGATCGGCTTCCTTCTCGGGTTCTTCAGTCTCGTAGATCCTCTAGCTTCCGCGATCGTCGTCGCCATCTGGGGCGCCGTATTCGGAGCGATCTCGGGAGCGGTCGTAGGTTTGTTCACGTATGCCTTGAGCGGGGGGCATCGCGACTTTTCGTCTACCAGCAGCGTTAAGGCGGCTCGCTTCGACGTCGTGGCAGAGGAGCGGGTGGCAGATGAGGCACAGCGTCGCCTCGAGCGGGCTCACCTGATCCAGCTTCCGGCGCGGTAG
- the gnd gene encoding decarboxylating 6-phosphogluconate dehydrogenase yields MRIGMVGLGKMGANMTLRLLRGGHEVVAYDVNPQAVEGAAAQGAVAASSMDQMVSKLESPRVVWVMVPAGATTQATIDGLSRILRPGDIIIDGGNSRYTDTVTRASSLFAKGLSLVDAGTSGGIWGLEEGYCLMVGADAEEFARLEPLFETLAPDGGYARVGPPGAGHFVKMVHNGIEYGLMQAYGEGFELMKASPFELDLPEIAELWRHGSVVRSWLLDLLASALADDPRLERLTDYVEDSGEGRWALGEAIDRAVPAPALATALFARFASRQEESFSMKVLAALRKEFGGHAVRPPEQQ; encoded by the coding sequence ATGCGGATAGGGATGGTCGGCCTCGGCAAGATGGGCGCGAACATGACCCTCCGTCTCCTCCGCGGCGGACATGAAGTCGTCGCGTACGACGTCAACCCGCAAGCCGTGGAGGGCGCTGCCGCGCAGGGCGCCGTCGCGGCCTCCTCTATGGACCAGATGGTCTCCAAGCTCGAGTCGCCTCGAGTCGTGTGGGTGATGGTTCCCGCGGGTGCGACCACACAGGCGACGATCGACGGTCTGTCACGCATCCTCAGACCGGGCGACATCATCATCGACGGCGGTAACTCTCGCTACACCGACACGGTCACCCGCGCCTCGTCGCTGTTCGCCAAGGGCCTCTCGCTCGTCGATGCGGGCACCTCGGGTGGCATCTGGGGCCTCGAAGAGGGCTACTGCCTGATGGTCGGGGCGGACGCGGAGGAGTTCGCGCGGCTGGAGCCCCTATTCGAGACGCTGGCGCCCGACGGCGGCTACGCGCGTGTGGGGCCGCCGGGAGCCGGACACTTCGTGAAGATGGTTCACAACGGGATCGAGTACGGGCTCATGCAGGCTTACGGCGAAGGTTTCGAGTTGATGAAGGCGAGCCCTTTCGAGCTGGATCTGCCGGAGATAGCGGAGCTGTGGAGACACGGCAGCGTCGTCAGGTCGTGGCTCCTCGACCTCCTGGCTTCAGCGCTGGCCGACGATCCGCGGCTCGAAAGGCTGACCGACTACGTCGAGGACTCCGGAGAGGGGAGATGGGCTCTGGGCGAGGCGATCGACCGCGCAGTGCCGGCGCCTGCTCTCGCGACTGCGCTCTTCGCGCGGTTCGCATCACGCCAGGAGGAGTCGTTCTCGATGAAGGTGCTTGCTGCGCTTCGGAAGGAGTTCGGGGGCCACGCGGTCAGGCCACCGGAACAACAGTGA
- a CDS encoding SRPBCC family protein — protein MPRTHRIKRFEMESSAASSAPSDVMMETILSPGTWPHWQSEILSTDGPERLTEGSVVDGAARLLGFDVTGRSIASTVRDDVFEEDVIVGVQMRISYRVAPSGRGSIVTRRMDAELPGGVAGRLLSTLLRWRLKKMQTSLLDRLRDQAEGASR, from the coding sequence ATGCCGCGAACGCACCGGATCAAGAGGTTCGAGATGGAGTCGTCGGCCGCTTCCTCTGCGCCGTCCGACGTGATGATGGAGACGATCTTGAGCCCGGGGACGTGGCCCCACTGGCAATCCGAGATCCTGTCCACCGACGGGCCGGAGCGCCTCACCGAGGGATCGGTGGTCGACGGAGCAGCTCGGCTCCTCGGGTTCGACGTGACGGGACGCAGCATCGCCTCCACGGTCCGCGACGACGTCTTCGAAGAGGACGTGATCGTAGGCGTTCAGATGCGGATCAGCTACCGGGTCGCCCCCAGCGGCCGCGGATCTATCGTCACGCGGCGGATGGATGCGGAGCTTCCGGGCGGGGTTGCCGGCAGGCTCCTGTCAACGCTCCTGCGATGGAGGCTCAAGAAGATGCAGACGAGCTTGTTGGACCGGTTGCGCGATCAGGCCGAGGGCGCGTCTCGCTGA
- a CDS encoding CBS domain-containing protein, translating into MKLLRDVAVRHLLTVDPHATLRRAAKMMTERGVGCAVVIENEKVAGIVTERDILRAIASDQRMDETQVAEIMTREVVSGTPGWDIVRAAKAMTDGGFRHLLVMEMEDPVGIVSLRDLLDNMAAMVQRDAPSA; encoded by the coding sequence ATGAAGCTACTGCGAGACGTCGCCGTACGGCACCTGCTCACCGTGGACCCACACGCGACCCTGCGGCGGGCGGCCAAGATGATGACGGAGCGCGGGGTCGGGTGCGCAGTTGTGATCGAGAACGAGAAGGTGGCTGGGATCGTCACCGAGCGCGACATCCTGAGAGCGATAGCGAGCGATCAACGTATGGACGAGACACAGGTAGCGGAGATCATGACGCGCGAGGTCGTCAGTGGGACCCCCGGCTGGGACATCGTCCGTGCCGCGAAAGCGATGACGGACGGCGGCTTCCGCCACCTCTTGGTGATGGAGATGGAAGACCCCGTCGGGATCGTGTCGCTTCGCGACCTGCTGGACAACATGGCCGCGATGGTTCAGCGAGACGCGCCCTCGGCCTGA
- a CDS encoding heavy-metal-associated domain-containing protein has translation MKERFNVPDVSCGHCRATIEKALESVPGVLGAAVDVDRKVVDVEFDDAVVDRTGVVRAIESSGYVVAG, from the coding sequence GTGAAAGAGAGGTTCAACGTCCCCGACGTGTCGTGTGGTCACTGCAGGGCCACGATCGAGAAAGCGCTCGAATCGGTGCCGGGGGTTTTGGGCGCGGCCGTCGACGTGGACCGAAAAGTGGTGGACGTCGAGTTCGACGACGCGGTGGTGGACCGGACGGGCGTGGTGCGGGCGATCGAGTCATCGGGCTACGTCGTCGCGGGCTGA
- a CDS encoding gamma-glutamyltransferase — protein sequence MRSPRLAIAAGNKLGTEAAINVARAGGNGIDACLAAAIMGWVAEPFFTSIGGSGFITIRTPADEVEVIDGNNAMPLTTPSEPGQGIKRIFLPDYADGIYMGIGGGSVAVPGVLAAIRTAWERHGKIEWEALFADAIRAARDGFPFPRTSDYYLSCTWETIWSKYPAARAMFGPDDEPLREGDTFAQPELAESLELIATKGPDVFYQGDLARDMAEAMAADGGFMTVDDLTAYVAEIRSPISTEAFGWTVSSNPPPAVGGAVLIHMLALLQNADLSDEVERLRAIVEAQRAAVGYRKERYQDPDGVAAAFTEALKELQLRSQRSGDTTHMSAADSDGYVCSLTESNGYGAGLIVRGMLLNNTLGEEELNPLGAHRLPPGSRTHSNMTPTIARGDGITLGLGSPGADRIVGSIAQTFIRIAVEGASIQEAVTAPRAHLDPRPEGEKLCYEPGLPGDQLGYSPRPYDELHMYFGAVQTVAVRDDGSLEAAHDPRRSGGSALV from the coding sequence ATGCGCTCCCCGAGACTCGCTATCGCCGCGGGCAACAAGCTCGGCACAGAGGCCGCGATCAACGTGGCGCGCGCCGGCGGCAACGGCATCGACGCGTGCTTGGCCGCCGCGATCATGGGCTGGGTGGCGGAGCCGTTCTTCACCTCGATCGGCGGGTCGGGCTTCATAACGATCCGTACGCCCGCAGACGAGGTGGAGGTGATCGACGGCAACAACGCGATGCCGCTCACGACCCCCTCCGAGCCCGGCCAAGGGATCAAGCGGATATTCCTGCCGGACTACGCCGACGGCATCTACATGGGCATCGGGGGAGGGTCTGTCGCGGTGCCGGGGGTGCTCGCGGCGATCCGGACCGCGTGGGAACGGCACGGGAAGATCGAGTGGGAGGCGCTGTTCGCCGACGCGATCCGCGCCGCCCGCGACGGGTTCCCCTTCCCCCGTACCTCCGACTACTACCTCTCCTGCACGTGGGAGACGATCTGGTCGAAGTATCCGGCCGCGCGCGCCATGTTCGGGCCCGACGATGAGCCGTTGCGTGAAGGTGACACCTTCGCGCAACCTGAGCTGGCGGAGTCCCTCGAATTGATAGCGACGAAGGGCCCCGACGTCTTCTACCAAGGCGACCTTGCGCGCGACATGGCCGAGGCGATGGCCGCGGACGGCGGATTCATGACCGTCGACGACCTGACCGCGTACGTCGCCGAGATCCGCAGCCCGATCTCGACCGAAGCTTTCGGGTGGACGGTGTCGTCGAACCCGCCGCCGGCGGTGGGTGGAGCGGTGCTGATCCACATGCTGGCGCTGTTGCAGAACGCGGACCTGTCGGATGAGGTCGAGCGCCTGCGGGCGATCGTCGAGGCGCAACGGGCGGCGGTCGGATATCGCAAGGAGCGGTATCAGGACCCCGACGGCGTAGCGGCCGCGTTCACCGAGGCGCTGAAGGAGCTGCAGCTCCGCTCGCAGCGCTCCGGCGATACCACCCACATGTCGGCAGCCGACAGTGATGGCTACGTCTGCTCGCTGACGGAATCGAACGGTTATGGCGCGGGCCTCATCGTCCGTGGCATGTTGCTCAACAACACGCTAGGCGAGGAGGAGCTGAACCCGCTCGGGGCGCACCGGCTGCCGCCGGGATCGCGGACGCACTCGAACATGACCCCGACGATCGCGCGCGGCGACGGGATCACCTTGGGGCTCGGTTCGCCTGGAGCCGACAGGATCGTCGGCTCCATCGCACAGACCTTCATCAGGATCGCCGTCGAGGGCGCCTCGATCCAGGAGGCGGTCACCGCGCCGCGTGCGCACCTGGATCCGCGGCCCGAGGGCGAGAAGCTGTGTTACGAGCCGGGGTTGCCGGGAGACCAGCTCGGCTACAGCCCCCGTCCCTACGACGAGTTGCATATGTACTTCGGCGCGGTCCAAACCGTCGCCGTGAGAGACGACGGAAGCCTGGAGGCGGCGCACGATCCCCGGAGGTCGGGAGGAAGCGCACTAGTCTGA
- a CDS encoding peroxiredoxin has translation MLQPGDEAPSFELQDGDGKTWKLADLKGRKVILYFYPADDTPGCTAESCDFRDASPDLSEAGYMIFGISPQDASSHQRFARKYDLNFPLLIDEDLSTARAYGAFKELGNYKDIPIRIKRSTFVIDEDGRIAVAEYGVKAQGHVDALRARLAV, from the coding sequence ATGCTGCAACCAGGAGACGAGGCTCCTTCGTTCGAGCTTCAGGACGGCGACGGCAAGACGTGGAAGCTGGCGGACTTGAAGGGCCGAAAGGTGATCCTCTACTTCTACCCGGCAGACGACACGCCCGGCTGCACGGCGGAATCGTGCGACTTCCGCGATGCATCTCCGGACCTCTCCGAAGCCGGCTACATGATCTTCGGCATCAGCCCGCAGGACGCCTCGTCGCATCAGAGGTTCGCTCGGAAGTACGACCTCAACTTTCCTCTTCTCATCGATGAGGACCTTTCCACCGCCCGCGCGTACGGCGCGTTCAAGGAGCTCGGGAACTACAAAGACATCCCCATACGCATCAAGCGGTCGACGTTCGTGATCGATGAAGACGGTCGCATCGCGGTCGCGGAATACGGCGTGAAGGCACAGGGACACGTAGACGCGCTGCGCGCGAGGCTCGCCGTCTAG
- a CDS encoding DUF3817 domain-containing protein, with translation MLETVSFLGLLVMMITGNEMGVSILGMIHGLLFLAYAALVVTDREVFDWSWGFVALAILTGPVGAIVVLERLRHVKATPAGTNPAGTKTS, from the coding sequence GTGCTCGAGACGGTCTCTTTCCTCGGGCTGTTGGTGATGATGATCACCGGCAACGAGATGGGTGTCTCCATCCTCGGGATGATCCATGGGCTGTTGTTCCTGGCCTACGCAGCCCTGGTCGTGACGGACAGGGAGGTATTCGATTGGTCATGGGGGTTCGTCGCGCTAGCGATCCTCACCGGGCCGGTCGGTGCCATCGTGGTTCTCGAGAGACTGCGCCACGTGAAAGCCACTCCTGCAGGAACGAATCCTGCAGGAACGAAAACGTCCTAA
- a CDS encoding Crp/Fnr family transcriptional regulator yields the protein MAQLTQAMHAVELEPGTVLYEAGRVPTGIWMIRSGCIEISDRTSGRRRVAALLREGDIAGDLYVLTNTQSPLTARCLERAEVWFLPADSYRRVVTTCPSLTLAWLCSLASRLCDSRTRILEILGGTLEQRLARLLLEESVDGVLRLPQQTAAQMLGVQRTSLNKTLKRLACDGLVTIGYGSVRLHDLPRLRLLAEGSNVVRRSPVGAQDVAQRALVDTSQSLSDLGG from the coding sequence GTGGCGCAACTGACGCAGGCGATGCACGCGGTGGAGCTGGAACCTGGGACGGTTCTGTACGAGGCAGGAAGAGTGCCGACCGGGATCTGGATGATCCGCTCAGGGTGTATCGAGATCTCTGATCGAACCAGCGGAAGGCGCAGGGTCGCTGCTCTGTTGCGTGAAGGAGACATAGCCGGTGATCTGTATGTCCTCACGAACACCCAGTCGCCGCTGACGGCGCGCTGCTTAGAGAGAGCCGAGGTTTGGTTCTTACCCGCGGATTCTTACCGGCGAGTGGTGACGACCTGTCCATCACTGACGCTGGCCTGGCTCTGCAGTCTCGCGTCGAGGTTGTGTGACAGTCGCACGCGGATCCTGGAGATCCTGGGTGGGACGCTCGAGCAGCGGCTAGCGCGATTACTGCTCGAGGAGAGCGTTGACGGAGTCCTCCGGCTGCCGCAACAAACGGCAGCGCAGATGCTGGGAGTGCAGCGGACCTCGTTGAACAAGACGCTGAAACGCTTGGCATGCGACGGCCTGGTCACGATTGGCTACGGCAGCGTCCGGCTACACGATCTGCCCCGGCTCCGCCTCCTCGCGGAGGGCTCCAACGTCGTTCGGCGGAGTCCCGTCGGCGCCCAGGACGTCGCACAACGTGCGCTTGTCGACACTTCGCAGTCTCTGTCGGACCTGGGTGGGTAA
- the clpS gene encoding ATP-dependent Clp protease adapter ClpS, whose product MAPERVDERDTEDVVDPDRPWLVIVWNDPINLMSYVTWVFQKLFGYPLAKATKLMLEVHHEGRSVVSSGPREKAELDCYRLHAHGLWATMTRSD is encoded by the coding sequence ATCGCGCCCGAACGGGTCGATGAGCGCGACACAGAAGACGTCGTCGATCCAGACAGGCCCTGGCTCGTGATCGTCTGGAACGACCCGATAAACCTCATGTCATACGTGACATGGGTATTCCAGAAGTTGTTCGGTTACCCACTGGCGAAGGCGACCAAGCTCATGCTGGAAGTGCATCATGAGGGACGTTCGGTGGTTTCGAGCGGGCCGCGCGAGAAAGCGGAGCTGGATTGCTACCGGCTCCACGCGCACGGGCTGTGGGCAACGATGACGAGAAGCGACTGA
- a CDS encoding YchF family ATPase codes for MKDVGIVGMPYSGKSTLFTALTRSGAAGGRSNQAVVDVPDTRLDVLAGQEASKKVVPAKVRFVDVPGGLTAQGIAEFRQTDALCMVVRAFGSDADPPGELSSLEAELVLADLASIESGLEKARKKAKGKGEAQAEVDVLERAHALVDAEKPLRDGDFDRDDRKILRGYGPLTLKPWIVVVNVEEGAELPPGFPDDAIALSAALEAEVAGMEPAEAAELLTGFGIEEPGLDRVIAACYRALDLITFLTTGEDETRAWEVRRGAKAPEAAGAIHSDLERGFIRAEVVSYDDLVAAGRWDNAKAKGVLRVEGKDYVVQEGDVLNIRFAV; via the coding sequence GTGAAAGACGTCGGCATCGTCGGGATGCCCTATTCCGGGAAGTCCACCCTCTTCACCGCGCTCACGCGGTCGGGGGCGGCTGGGGGACGGTCGAACCAGGCGGTCGTAGATGTCCCGGACACACGTCTCGATGTGCTGGCAGGCCAGGAGGCATCGAAGAAGGTCGTCCCCGCGAAGGTTCGCTTCGTCGACGTGCCGGGCGGGCTGACCGCGCAGGGGATCGCCGAGTTCCGCCAGACCGACGCGCTGTGCATGGTCGTGCGCGCCTTCGGTTCTGATGCCGATCCCCCAGGCGAGCTCTCGTCGCTGGAGGCCGAGCTGGTGCTCGCCGACCTCGCCAGTATCGAGAGCGGGCTCGAGAAGGCGCGCAAGAAGGCGAAGGGCAAGGGAGAGGCACAGGCGGAGGTGGACGTGCTCGAGCGGGCTCACGCGCTCGTCGACGCGGAGAAGCCGCTGCGGGACGGGGACTTCGACCGCGACGACCGCAAGATCCTGCGCGGCTACGGGCCTTTGACGCTGAAGCCGTGGATCGTGGTGGTGAACGTGGAAGAGGGCGCCGAGCTGCCGCCGGGGTTCCCGGACGACGCGATCGCCCTCAGTGCGGCGCTGGAGGCAGAGGTCGCGGGCATGGAGCCCGCCGAGGCCGCGGAGCTGCTGACCGGCTTCGGGATCGAGGAGCCGGGACTGGATCGCGTCATCGCCGCTTGTTACAGGGCGCTCGACCTGATCACGTTCCTCACGACGGGAGAGGACGAGACCCGCGCCTGGGAGGTGCGGCGGGGGGCAAAGGCTCCGGAGGCGGCCGGCGCCATCCACTCCGACCTGGAGCGCGGCTTCATCCGGGCAGAGGTCGTCTCGTACGACGACCTGGTCGCGGCGGGGAGGTGGGACAACGCGAAGGCGAAGGGCGTGCTGCGTGTCGAAGGTAAGGACTACGTGGTGCAAGAGGGCGATGTGTTGAACATCCGCTTCGCCGTGTGA
- a CDS encoding mechanosensitive ion channel family protein yields the protein MSEFIELLVDNESAAGRLATTAAIIGVAALLSTVVGRLLIRNEDDSYARYYKRKISRYVFAFLAVVAIGVTWRAFAGQAGVVLGLMAAGVAFAMQEVIGALAGWFNIMSGRIFRVGDRIDMGGVRGDVIDITPLRTKILEMGTASSSALSGPSDPGDWVKGRQYTGRIVSVSNKKTFTEPVFNYSAVFEFIWEEITFPIPYRDDWRRAEEVLRREIEATHTPEAEQAMRHMEERYPVPRAEVEPRVFVRATDNWMEISGRFVVPVRTSRRVKDEVTRKVMDALDEAGITIASQTIDATIRQSGGSSTS from the coding sequence ATGAGCGAGTTCATCGAGCTCCTCGTCGACAACGAGAGCGCCGCGGGACGTCTCGCGACGACCGCAGCGATCATCGGCGTCGCCGCTCTTCTATCGACAGTTGTTGGTCGGCTGCTGATACGTAACGAGGACGACTCCTACGCTCGTTACTACAAGCGGAAGATCAGCAGATACGTCTTCGCCTTCCTCGCAGTCGTCGCCATCGGCGTCACGTGGCGGGCGTTTGCGGGTCAGGCTGGGGTGGTTCTCGGTCTGATGGCAGCGGGGGTTGCCTTCGCGATGCAGGAGGTGATCGGCGCACTGGCGGGGTGGTTCAACATCATGTCTGGACGCATCTTCCGCGTGGGTGACCGGATCGACATGGGTGGCGTACGAGGCGACGTCATCGACATCACGCCGCTCCGCACGAAGATCCTCGAGATGGGCACGGCTTCGTCCTCTGCACTGAGCGGCCCCAGCGATCCCGGTGACTGGGTGAAGGGACGTCAGTACACAGGGCGCATCGTGTCGGTCTCCAACAAGAAGACCTTCACGGAGCCGGTGTTCAATTATTCCGCGGTCTTCGAGTTCATCTGGGAGGAGATCACGTTCCCGATCCCGTACCGGGATGACTGGCGACGAGCGGAAGAGGTCCTCCGCCGAGAGATTGAAGCGACCCACACGCCGGAGGCCGAGCAAGCGATGCGTCATATGGAGGAGCGGTACCCCGTGCCTCGAGCAGAGGTGGAGCCCCGGGTGTTCGTCCGCGCCACAGACAACTGGATGGAGATCTCGGGCCGCTTCGTCGTTCCGGTGCGCACCTCGCGGCGGGTCAAGGACGAGGTGACGCGGAAGGTGATGGACGCGCTGGACGAAGCGGGCATCACGATCGCCTCTCAGACGATCGACGCGACCATCAGACAGAGCGGCGGTTCCTCGACTAGTTAG
- a CDS encoding four-helix bundle copper-binding protein: MSTTAADMLQTRPWPGHVDRDVLARCIDACYSCSRTCTSCADACLSEEMVAELRKCIRLNLDCADICDATGRVLTRQTEYDAPTSKTQLQACLEICRACAQECESHMDHHDHCRICAEECRRCAEACEALLSAMK, from the coding sequence ATGTCGACCACCGCGGCAGACATGCTGCAAACCCGTCCCTGGCCGGGCCACGTCGATCGGGACGTGCTGGCGAGATGCATCGATGCTTGCTACAGCTGCTCGCGTACGTGTACTAGTTGCGCCGATGCGTGCCTCTCGGAAGAGATGGTGGCGGAGCTCCGGAAGTGCATCCGGCTCAACCTCGACTGTGCCGACATCTGCGACGCGACGGGACGGGTTCTGACGCGCCAGACGGAGTACGACGCGCCCACCTCGAAGACGCAGCTGCAGGCGTGTCTGGAGATCTGTCGAGCGTGCGCTCAGGAGTGTGAGAGCCACATGGATCACCACGACCACTGCCGGATCTGCGCCGAGGAATGCCGGCGTTGTGCGGAAGCCTGCGAGGCACTTCTGTCGGCGATGAAGTGA
- a CDS encoding deoxyribonuclease IV: MMIGAHVPDADPLAEAAAVGAECIQLFVGPPQSWKKPPPRPDAEVLKASGFPVYVHAPYLINVASPNNRVRIPSRKILDQTLDAAGFVGAAGVIVHGGHAEDGVEEGFIRWRTVFERLESDVPVLIENTAGGTNAMTRHVDTIAALWEHLDGFDVGFCFDTCHAHAAGEDLDDVVKRVLDATGRIDVVHANSSRDKAGSGADRHTNFADGHIDTQVLLEMVRAAGKVPVICETPRPGIEDDIAFLRENL; encoded by the coding sequence GTGATGATCGGAGCGCACGTACCGGATGCCGATCCCCTCGCGGAGGCCGCGGCGGTCGGCGCCGAATGCATTCAGCTGTTCGTCGGGCCGCCGCAATCTTGGAAGAAGCCGCCGCCGAGGCCGGACGCAGAGGTGTTGAAAGCGTCGGGGTTCCCAGTGTACGTGCACGCCCCTTATCTCATCAACGTTGCGTCGCCCAACAACCGGGTGCGGATCCCGTCTCGGAAGATCCTCGATCAAACGTTGGATGCCGCGGGGTTCGTGGGGGCCGCGGGAGTCATCGTCCACGGCGGACATGCCGAAGATGGCGTGGAAGAGGGCTTCATCCGGTGGAGAACTGTCTTCGAGCGGCTGGAGAGCGACGTACCCGTGTTGATCGAGAACACCGCCGGTGGCACGAATGCGATGACCCGCCACGTCGACACGATCGCGGCTCTGTGGGAGCACCTGGACGGCTTCGACGTGGGGTTCTGTTTCGACACCTGTCATGCGCATGCTGCGGGCGAAGATCTCGATGACGTGGTCAAGCGCGTTCTGGACGCGACCGGACGGATCGACGTCGTTCACGCAAATAGCTCTCGGGACAAGGCCGGGAGCGGCGCCGACCGGCACACGAACTTCGCGGACGGTCACATCGATACTCAGGTCCTGCTCGAGATGGTACGCGCCGCGGGAAAGGTGCCCGTGATCTGCGAGACGCCGCGGCCCGGGATCGAAGACGACATCGCCTTCCTGAGAGAGAACCTCTAG
- a CDS encoding DUF2017 domain-containing protein codes for MPELERHGDRLHLQLDQQETGILRELLKELRMLLEADIPADDEVLQRLFPRAHQDDAEEEAYRELMGNDLRTVKLEALHVVEEGVGAKGAADLTLSQDEVESWLRLLNDIRLAIGTRLEVDDEKMGRAYDPADPEAPALAVLHWLGWLQGSMLEEMST; via the coding sequence GTGCCGGAACTAGAGAGACACGGAGACCGGCTGCATCTGCAACTGGACCAGCAAGAGACGGGGATCCTGCGGGAGTTGTTGAAGGAGCTGAGGATGCTCCTGGAGGCGGACATTCCCGCAGACGACGAGGTGCTGCAGCGTCTGTTCCCGCGTGCTCACCAGGACGATGCCGAAGAGGAGGCATATCGCGAACTGATGGGCAACGACCTGCGTACCGTGAAGCTAGAGGCACTGCATGTAGTGGAAGAAGGCGTTGGCGCGAAGGGTGCAGCCGATCTCACGCTGTCACAGGACGAAGTGGAGTCGTGGCTCAGGTTGCTCAACGACATCCGGCTGGCGATCGGCACACGACTCGAAGTAGACGACGAGAAGATGGGACGGGCGTACGACCCGGCCGACCCCGAGGCGCCGGCGTTGGCGGTGCTGCACTGGCTGGGGTGGCTGCAGGGATCGATGCTGGAAGAGATGAGTACTTGA